A window of Bacillus sp. DX3.1 genomic DNA:
GAACGCGCTCCTGTTAATCGCGCTACCTTTTATAGTCATTATCATGATAAGTACGATTTATTGAATAAGAGTATAGAGGAAATGTTAGCAAAGTTAACTGAAGTGATTGCGCCAAAGAGGCCAAAAAAAGAAGATTTCCAACTTACGTTTGATTCCTCTCCTCCAACTACTCTAGCCTTGTTTGAACACATCGCTGAGAACGCTACCTTTTATAACGTAATGCTTGGAGACAATGCAGCAGGAAACTTCTCATTTAAAATGATGAAAGCAATTCAAACACATTTAACATTAAGCCTGTCTATTTCACAACCAAACGAAGAAGAACTCATGGTTCCGCGGGATATTCTCATTAGTTATGTAACAGGTGCACATATTGGAATAATTAGGTCCTGGTTAAAAAAAGGTATGATCTATACGCCTTACTTTATGGCGATGCAGCTATCACGTTTAATTGTTTTAGGAGCCCATAATGCAGCTGGATTAGAGAGACCTTTTTAAAATAAAAAAGCAAAGGGAAACCCCTTCGCTTTTTCTATTAATTAAATGTAATGTTATGTACAGCCTCTGTATCAAGACGTTTAACAACTTCTACAATTAATTTCACTGTATTTTCAAAGTCATCACGATGTAACATCGCTGCATGAGAGTGAATATAACGCGTTGCAATCGTAATGGCCATAGATGGAATACCGTTTACAGAAATATGGATTGCTCCTGCATCTGTTCCTCCACCAGCTATAGAATCATATTGATATGGAATCTTTAATTCATCTGCAACACCAACAACGAAGTCACGAAGACCTTTATGTCCGACAACAGATGCATCATATAAAATAATTTGTGGACCATCGCCCATTTTACCTTGTGCTTCTTTTTCTGTTACGCCCGGTGTATCGCCAGCAATGCCAACATCAACAGCAAAAGCGATGTCCGGTTTAATATAGTGAGCAGATGTTTTCGCACCGCGAAGACCTACTTCTTCCTGAACAGTTCCAACGCCATATACAACGTTTGGATGTTTTTCATCTTTTAATTGTTTTAATACATCGATTGCAATGGCACAGCCAATACGGTTATCCCATGCTTTTGCAAGCAACATTTTTTCATTGTTCATCACTTGGAATTCAAAGTATGGTACAACTTGATCCCCTGGTCGTACGCCCCATTCCATCGCTTCTTCTTTGCTAGAAGCACCAATATCAATGAACATATCCTTAATTTCAACCGGTTTTTTACGTGCTTCTACTGGTAAAATGTGCGGTGGTTTTGAACCGATTACACCAGTTACGTCACCTTTGCGTGTCACGATTGTTACGCGCTGCGCGAGCATAACTTGTGACCACCAACCGCCAACCGTTTGAAAACGAAGGAAACCTTTATCATCAATTTGCGTAATCATAAAACCGACTTCATCTAAATGACCAGCTACCATGATTTTCGGACCGTTTTCTTCCCCTACTTTTTTCGCAACTAAGCTTCCTAAGTTATCTGTAGAAAGTTCATCTGCAAACGGTTCAATATATTTTTTCATCACTTCACGAGGTTCGCGTTCGTTACCTGCAATACCGCGTGCATCCGTTAATTCTTTTAGCATCGTCAATGTCACATCTAATTTTTTCATTTCCAATACCCTCCTTTTTCTTCATTCACTTAATGGTACAAAGTAAAACGGAATGTTCAAAATTATATTAATCCCCTTGTGTTTGACGCTCATGATTCATCTGATTTTTATCTAAATATGCTTTTTCAATTTCTTCTTGTCCAAACTCAAGAGCTTGTCCCAAACGAAGATAGCTCGTAAATAATTCAATGTAATTTGTAATAGACGGCTGATCAGTAAAACGAATCACTTTCGTATATGTGTCTAAGAAAATTTCAACTTGTGTTTTGTTTGTTTGGGCACATTTATAAAACAAGAAGTTTTTATCAATTCCTAAATCAATTCCAATCGATAAAATAAAATGCAGGCCATCTACATATTCTTCTAGCACAACTGAACGCTCAGCTGCTGGTTTTTTGCTCCAATATTTAAAGCAACGCGTTTCATTTGCAAGTTCTCCAATTTCAACAAGCAGCGCTAACATTTTTTCTTTTAATAATTTCTTCGGTTGTAAGTCATGTTCTTTTATAATACGATCATCTAATTCTTTTTGTAATTTAAATAGTTGTAATAAATCCATTCTATCTTCCTCCTCCAACATCGTATCAAAAATTATACAATGTTGTTCTACCTCATAGTAATTATAAAAAAACAACAAATTGGACAATTTCATCTCGCATTAACGGATAATAAAATCCCAATCCGTTCTACTAATCATCAGTGAAGTATGAAAAAACGCTGATGAAAGTTTTACTTGATTCTTCCATTATAACAGTGTCGTTTATACTAGAAAAGGTTATAAAACTGTAAGAAAAAAGCCAGAGGAATTTCCTCCGACTTTTTCACTGTATATTCTTCTATATTATTACAACTTTTATACTTATTTTGTCATATCTAATACAACACGCCCGTTAATTTTTCCCTCTTCCATTTCTGCAAAGATGTCATTAATTTCGTGAAGATGTCGCGTTTCAATAATTGCTTTTACTTTGCCTTCTTCTGCAAATTGCAACGCTTCCTGTAAATCTTTACGCGTTCCAACGATAGAACCAACAATTTTTACTGCATTTAACACAGTATCAAAGATTGGAACTTCCATCATTTCTGGCGGTAAACCAACCGCCACACATGAGCCACCGCGGCGAACCGCACGATAAGCTTGGTCAAATGCTGGTTTTGAAACAGCTGTACAAATAGAAGCGTGAACACCATTTACCTTTTC
This region includes:
- a CDS encoding TetR/AcrR family transcriptional regulator, producing MSIKNTNDPRVKRTRQLIQDAFVALVGEKGFENVTVQHIAERAPVNRATFYSHYHDKYDLLNKSIEEMLAKLTEVIAPKRPKKEDFQLTFDSSPPTTLALFEHIAENATFYNVMLGDNAAGNFSFKMMKAIQTHLTLSLSISQPNEEELMVPRDILISYVTGAHIGIIRSWLKKGMIYTPYFMAMQLSRLIVLGAHNAAGLERPF
- a CDS encoding M42 family metallopeptidase, with the protein product MKKLDVTLTMLKELTDARGIAGNEREPREVMKKYIEPFADELSTDNLGSLVAKKVGEENGPKIMVAGHLDEVGFMITQIDDKGFLRFQTVGGWWSQVMLAQRVTIVTRKGDVTGVIGSKPPHILPVEARKKPVEIKDMFIDIGASSKEEAMEWGVRPGDQVVPYFEFQVMNNEKMLLAKAWDNRIGCAIAIDVLKQLKDEKHPNVVYGVGTVQEEVGLRGAKTSAHYIKPDIAFAVDVGIAGDTPGVTEKEAQGKMGDGPQIILYDASVVGHKGLRDFVVGVADELKIPYQYDSIAGGGTDAGAIHISVNGIPSMAITIATRYIHSHAAMLHRDDFENTVKLIVEVVKRLDTEAVHNITFN
- a CDS encoding dUTP diphosphatase, with the protein product MDLLQLFKLQKELDDRIIKEHDLQPKKLLKEKMLALLVEIGELANETRCFKYWSKKPAAERSVVLEEYVDGLHFILSIGIDLGIDKNFLFYKCAQTNKTQVEIFLDTYTKVIRFTDQPSITNYIELFTSYLRLGQALEFGQEEIEKAYLDKNQMNHERQTQGD